The following are from one region of the Sorghum bicolor cultivar BTx623 chromosome 2, Sorghum_bicolor_NCBIv3, whole genome shotgun sequence genome:
- the LOC8079178 gene encoding scarecrow-like protein 29, whose amino-acid sequence MNNEREEQEPAAATTSDWLDESIAFLAANLDLGFNDYGLLSTASEAQEQHDVGGMIVETLPPTATTLHQPSLNLDTSVASSSPMTSQQELGQPKKRKSPGHSSSQRPHAGGGGRGGGQQEMGEASCVRSKPSKKVNGKGTAANSDREARWAEQLLNPCAAAIEAGNLPRTQHLLYVLGELASFSGEPNHRLAAHGLRALTRRLPHAVGEAAAATVKMPSCECPTPLFSGVDLRLFCASLIRFNEVSPWFAVPNALANSAIAHAASTKGAVTGPRQVHVVDMGVSHGVQWPTLLEALTRVPRGSTPPSVRLTVAGPTATPPVPFSASPPGYDCSPQLLRYAKSIDLDLSIVQAPFLDTLHGTLTPGETLIVCLQFRLGHATADEQAVILRTVRDLNPELMVLTELDVGGGRNVDSAASEFAARLELLWRFLDSTAAAFKGMDADERRVMEVEAGTALAPTARRGATVGGGRESWRARLAAAGFEEAAFAGEAVETAKALLRKYDSRWELVPPSPPAAAAVGLRWKGQPVSFCSLWRPAQASPELMVMGRGA is encoded by the coding sequence ATGAACAATGAGAGAGAAGAACAAGAACCGGCAGCCGCCACGACCTCGGATTGGCTCGATGAGTCCATCGCCTTCCTAGCTGCCAACCTCGACCTCGGCTTTAACGACTATGGCTTGCTGTCGACAGCATCGGAAGCACAGGAGCAGCACGACGTCGGCGGCATGATCGTGGAGACGCTACCACCTACTGCTACAACCCTGCACCAGCCAAGCCTGAACCTTGATACTAGCGTTGCGTCGTCGTCACCGATGACCTCGCAGCAGGAGCTTGGGCAGCCCAAGAAACGCAAGTCTCCTGGACACAGCAGCAGCCAACGACCccatgccggcggcggcgggagagGCGGCGGTCAGCAAGAAATGGGGGAAGCGAGCTGCGTCAGGTCGAAGCCGAGCAAGAAGGTGAATGGCAAGGGAACCGCAGCAAATTCGGACAGGGAGGCGAGGTGGGCGGAGCAGCTGTTGAACCCGTGCGCGGCCGCCATCGAAGCGGGCAACCTGCCGCGCACGCAGCACCTGCTGTACGTGCTCGGCGAGCTGGCCTCCTTCTCCGGCGAACCGAACCACCGCCTGGCCGCGCACGGGCTGCGCGCCCTCACGCGACGCCTCCCGCACGCCGTGGGCGAAGCGGCTGCGGCGACCGTGAAGATGCCATCTTGCGAGTGCCCGACGCCGTTGTTCTCCGGCGTCGACCTGCGCCTGTTCTGCGCGTCGCTCATCAGGTTCAACGAGGTCAGCCCATGGTTCGCCGTTCCGAACGCGCTCGCCAACTCCGCGATTGCGCACGCCGCGTCGACGAAGGGCGCGGTGACCGGGCCCCGTCAGGTTCACGTCGTGGACATGGGCGTCTCGCACGGAGTCCAGTGGCCGACGCTGCTCGAGGCGCTCACCCGCGTGCCGCGGGGCTCCACGCCGCCCTCCGTCCGCCTCACGGTCGCCGGTCCCACGGCCACACCACCCGTGCCCTTCTCCGCATCGCCTCCAGGCTACGACTGCTCACCGCAGCTGCTCCGGTACGCCAAGTCCATCGACCTTGACCTCAGCATCGTCCAAGCGCCATTTTTGGACACCTTGCACGGCACTCTCACCCCCGGCGAGACCCTCATCGTCTGCCTGCAGTTCCGGCTCGGCCATGCCACCGCCGACGAGCAAGCAGTTATACTCCGAACGGTCAGGGACCTCAACCCGGAGCTAATGGTCCTCACTGAGctggacgtcggcggcggccgcAACGTTGACAGCGCAGCCAGCGAGTTCGCGGCGAGGCTGGAGCTGCTTTGGAGATTCCTTgactcgacggcggcggcgttcaAGGGGATGGATGCGGATGAGAGGCGGGTGATGGAAGTGGAGGCCGGGACAGCATTGGCGCCCACGGCGCGGCGGGGAGCGACGGTGGGCGGGGGGAGGGAGTCGTGGCGGGCGCGTTTGGCCGCGGCGGGGTTCGAGGAAGCGGCGTTCGCGGGCGAGGCGGTGGAGACGGCGAAGGCGCTGCTGAGGAAGTACGATAGCAGGTGGGAGCTGGTGCCGCCGTCTCCGCCCGCGGCGGCCGCGGTGGGGCTCCGGTGGAAGGGTCAGCCCGTGTCGTTCTGCTCCctgtggcgaccggcgcaggcCAGCCCAGAGCTCATGGTCATGGGGCGTGGCGCATAA
- the LOC8079179 gene encoding uncharacterized protein LOC8079179 codes for MPTLGIAPLLDAYFRRRFAAAGLVEATVPLDGGATTVHCWRFPPGPGAAADGEGDARPVLVLLHGFGPPATWQWRRQVGPLSRRFRLIVPDLLFFGGSSTTSSAAPGAGRVSEAQQAEAVAKLVAAVVAGAPARVSVAGTSYGGFVAYHVARLLGPAVVERVVIASSDLLKAADDDRALLRRGGAERVEDVMLPRSPEQMRRLLQLAYHRPRRFTPGFVLRDFVQYLYSDKVEEKKELIKGITLGNKDKFQLTPLPQDEVLVLWGEHDQIFPVEKAFEVARKLGANARLEVLKDTGHMPQEEDPKRFNEAILNFLLPAPKSSLQS; via the exons atGCCGACGCTGGGCATCGCGCCGCTGCTGGACGCCTACTTCCGGCGCCGCTTCGCCGCGGCGGGGCTCGTCGAGGCCACCGTCCCGCTGGACGGCGGCGCCACCACGGTCCACTGCTGGCGCTTCCCGCCGGGGccgggcgccgccgccgacggcgaGGGCGACGCGCGCCCCGTCCTGGTGCTCCTGCACGGCTTCGGCCCCCCGGCGACGTGGCAGTGGCGGCGCCAGGTGGGCCCGCTCTCGCGCCGGTTCCGACTCATCGTGCCAGACCTCCTCTTCTTCGGCGGCTCGTCCACCACGTCGTCGGCCGCGCCCGGCGCCGGGCGGGTCTCCGAGGCGCAGCAGGCGGAGGCGGTGGCGAAGCTCGTGGCGGCCGTAGTGGCGGGGGCGCCGGCGCGCGTGTCGGTGGCCGGCACCAGCTACGGCGGGTTCGTGGCGTACCACGTGGCGCGGCTGCTGGGCCCCGCCGTGGTGGAGCGCGTGGTGATCGCCAGCTCCGACCTGCTCAAGGCCGCCGACGACGACCGCGCCCtcctccgccgcggcggcgccgaGCGCGTCGAGGACGTCATGCTGCCGCGCTCCCCGGAGCAGATGCGGCGACTGCTGCAGCTCGCCTATCACCGCCCGCGTCGCTTCACGCCGGGCTTCGTCCTCCGCGACTTCGTCCAG TATCTGTACAGCGACAAAGTTGAAGAGAAGAAGGAGCTAATCAAGGGGATAACACTGGGTAACAAAGACAAATTCCAGCTTACACCTCTCCCCCAG GACGAAGTTCTTGTGTTATGGGGAGAGCATGATCAAATATTCCCTGTCGAGAAGGCATTTGAAGTCGCAAG GAAACTTGGAGCAAATGCTAGGTTGGAGGTCCTCAAGGACACCGGCCACATGCCTCAGGAAGAGGATCCAAAGCGGTTCAATGAGGCAATCCTGAACTTCTTGCTTCCAGCTCCAAAGTCCTCTTTGCAATCGTAA
- the LOC8060673 gene encoding probable GTP diphosphokinase RSH3, chloroplastic — protein MTPSIASPVKCRPHPRLAPQPPAPSLELLAARGAPTAGELRASRSPPYLSLSRSADSFEPRAPCRGSASARRARAAVALDGDGQSAALIAGAQSRHAIFRDELVRRAFAAAEAAHRGQVRASGDPYLQHCVETAALLAEIGAGPAVVAAGLLHDTVDDAGLGYGFISEHFGAGVADLVKGVSKLSHLSKLARRNNTASRIDEADRLRIVFLAMEDARAVLIKLADRLHNMRTLDSLPKNKQQSFAKETLEIFAPLANQLGILNWKEQLENLCFKYLCPDKFDELSTSLTEFYNRDMIAAATRRLEQALQVRGLSYYAIYGRHKSLYSIYSKMARKKLVMDEIYDIHGVRVILENKADCFAALEIIHHLWPRIPGKFKDYINSPKPNRYQSLHTVVLTEETLPLEIQIRTRDMHLQAEFGIAAHWRYKEVAARSCCTSVSEMVEWVRWVITWHCQTLNTDHPSSLARDASSKETHTIPSHSDACLLSYSKQCDHKGPVLVILLENEKMSVQEIPQDWTILDLLNRSNYGMPLRLRLNCHVVHNWNQELKMGDVLELIPSTPCKSRGYTRELHQKFDHRLAISQS, from the exons ATGACACCGTCGATCGCCAGCCCGGTGAAGTGCCGCCCCCACCCCCGCCTTGCCCCGCAGCCACCCGCGCCGTCGCTGGAGCTTCTGGCCGCTCGCGGCGCCCCGACCGCCGGCGAGCTGCGGGCGAGCCGGAGTCCGCCGTACTTGTCTCTCTCGCGCTCCGCCGACTCCTTCGAACCCCGGGCTCCGTGCCGGGGCTCCGCGTCTGCCAGGCGGGCCCGAGCTGCCGTGGCGCTGGACGGAGACGGCCAGTCCGCGGCGCTGATAGCCGGCGCACAGTCGCGGCACGCCATCTTCCGCGACGAGCTCGTGCGGAGGGCCTTCGCCGCAGCCGAGGCGGCTCACCGCGGCCAG GTGCGCGCGAGCGGCGACCCGTACCTACAGCACTGCGTGgagacggcggcgctgctcgcggagatTGGCGCCGGCCCTGCCGTCGTCGCTGCCGGCCTGCTGCACGACACGGTCGATGACGCGGGGCTGGGCTACGGTTTCATCTCCGAGCATTTCGGTGCCGGTGTTGCGGACCTTGTCAAAGGG GTTTCAAAGCTTAGTCATCTGAGCAAACTGGCTCGTAGAAACAATACAGCCAGTAGAATTGATGAAGCTGACAGATTACGTATAGTCTTCCTTGCAATGGAAGATGCAAGAGCTGTGCTCATTAAACTTGCTGACAGGCTACACAACATGAGGACTCTGGATTCTTTGCCCAAGAACAAACAGCAGAGCTTTGCAAAGGAAACACTGGAGATATTTGCTCCCTTGGCGAATCAGTTGGGCATATTGAATTGGAAGGAACAGCTTGAAAACCTGTGCTTCAAGTACCTTTGCCCAGATAAATTTGATGAACTGTCAACAAGCCttactgagttctacaacagaGATATGATTGCAGCTGCAACAAGGCGACTTGAACAAGCCCTTCAGGTGAGAGGACTATCCTATTATGCCATATATGGGAGACACAAGAGCTTGTACAGCATCTACAGCAAGATGGCAAG GAAGAAGCTGGTCATGGATGAAATTTATGATATACATGGGGTGCGTGTTATTCTTGAGAACAAGGCTGATTGTTTTGCTGCGTTAGAGATTATCCATCACCTATGGCCTAGAATTCCTGGCAAGTTCAAAGATTATATCAACAGCCCCAAACCCAACAG GTATCAGTCCCTGCATACGGTTGTTCTCACTGAAGAAACGCTACCACTTGAAATCCAAATCCGTACGAGGGACATGCATTTGCAGGCAGAGTTTGGAATTGCTGCTCATTGGAGATATAAGGAAGTTGCTGCTCGGAGTTGCTGCACCTCTGTTTCTGAAATGGTTGAGTGGGTTAGATGGGTTATTACATGGCACTGTCAAACTCTGAACACAGACCATCCTTCATCACTTGCACGTGATGCTTCATCAAAGGAAACACACACTATTCCATCTCACTCTGATGCCTGTCTGTTGTCCTACTCAAAACAATGTGATCACAAAGGGCCAGTACTAGTAATACTTCTGGAGAATGAAAAG ATGTCAGTACAAGAAATCCCCCAAGATTGGACAATACTGGACCTACTAAACAGATCTAACTATGGGATGCCGTTGAGGCTGAGGCTGAACTGCCATGTCGTCCACAACTGGAACCAGGAACTAAAAATGGGCGACGTGCTTGAACTCATTCCTTCAACCCCATGCAAATCCAGAGGTTACACGAGGGAGCTCCACCAAAAGTTTGATCACCGTCTCGCCATTTCTCAATCCTGA